In Deinococcus psychrotolerans, a genomic segment contains:
- a CDS encoding translocation/assembly module TamB domain-containing protein produces the protein MSAVILRRLAQIFAVLLVAALLLIAFGPALYGPALLTRVGGPYQLSAASVSGPLWNVSAHGLSVKGPGVSVRAEQAQVGLATLSLGDKTVRLNLGLSGGVINLTLKDLFKKSAGSAPSLPLTILPGNVSIKEMRLNLNGKGMEIPNGHFAVSGSSTGDHQGQLELSGQTDYGDVSAALKYAEKNGELSGKADFSADARLINFYWRPGGVTAGQVTGQYRLSGGQLEGDFKLVGGAVRVPEAKFVEIEPVSGQFTHRGDVIQGQVSGQGLGGPVTAQAKVDLAAQRFEVRAQASPTLTALGKALKLPASGAVQLSAHISGWKTVKASAQLKSAQGQFVNIPYRELGADYAFAFAKGHIQQNTLRFGAQARLLGERQQIAGNWTFNKSGAVTLSGQLLRKPLNLSGQINAKNKLTVAGTGLGGPVEASYQLTQRELSATLRPDVYTLTGRLSVAGKINDLALSASQLKVGPLTFSGRGRLNERGLQASLDEAAGGSVSVETDRRFVGTWQADGLGLAGISANGSGAIDLTKGLSGQLSAQVPRISSSLSGPVKLNWLTRTGTWQAGQQRLSWNGETFGVVASNLKAAGLTVNGAADYRTDTRQASVQATTNLLGEVQTLAGQWTANQGGRFSLGGQLLKEPLNLSGKLDAQNQVSLQGRAVGGPVQANFNPTSLQLSAQLELSLYGVTGKVAVSGQPNDLAIKAQAVKVGPLTLSGQGQFKQGRVQANFSETGGGVLGVSGPLNDLAFKAQGVKIGPLTLAAQGKLNDSGLQASVNEAGGGTLSVSTNRQFVGTWRADALGLAGISANGSGAVDLTKGLSGQLSAQVPSVSSSLSGPFKLNWLTRTGTWQAGQQRLSWNGDTFSLKADHLKVQEFSIDGQAAYRLTDRRVTGRLTASGNGVNVMATGQGQQASLSGTVRGVEVQALSDLQAPFTTRVQVKGADLAGKLSLSSTNGINFNLQSGKQSAQGSFEGQNWNVTGGVDLAALRPLLGVDTPALSGNLQLNLAGLGGTAKLQASVAGAQVGGTLTRQNGAVSANLSGQLSDLAAQLSGQVYPQVQLSGPVTWRGVGGPQTVSAQLSGSYGDLRVRASGQTSSIDTGSVALPSQALRLEGSLTPTLALNGSWGDLGLMYKGGEVSARGQQTLSAAGQAGQVSVDATWKPDYSGNLSAAGQLGEYAFSASGPWTALKVNLSGAGLTATGRANARTLDYVLDVGGLLSGVNVSGQVRGQKAALSGTLKASDGQGGQADIKVNSLSSFTLDAQNFKVAGQTLQGKLSARNGQLSGSAKLGPLDVEAKNGRFTASGTLYQHQIKASGRLNLPTALSDLKLKVDGPYLSAQASGSGNKLLGSVRLKAQQYGSGALSAQLPAQDLPLEASLSPLSVKVGGLRYAGGNWSGDTRVRYSVNKKPSSLRLIGNGKTLSAAPQDTLLAGQVKVLPEFGGTLKVNLAELEAALPPTLLPASVKTNLVPGVLSAQLSLSGAALSLSGGRWQGEILGLSGQVGWSGKLTAKALLTLPTSRLPISYDGQDLRLQNAVLDAQALRPVLATLNASLADLEGQFRADVTVPSLDFARASGQAQVDLSLNQQAARGQLNLRGGQLSAALRSTLGGQALSVTGSLYPQADAAFEFGGVRGTVTGDARSLDANTSWTAQAAGTFTAGPLQGRSVTARASLSPQIASLSGVLDGLNLDLSAQKAASEWTVDGTFNAADLKPLTGQVGQVAGTLSGTLSKLTAQVSGDLAGAAFEIPAMYQSGVVTLQDAQLSYPLGDGSAQASLSGQAYPALDLSGSATLTAYAPGTYSLSASGAYAAPRLALGGVLTSDVLGFGLTRTRLDAVLKGQDFMVTAQGGPLAGVARGRTDAPNYLQTANLTLHAPYRNGDTNLQLDGPLSWNAKTGWGGALKVVGNAPGGALSAQLSGNGPLKVQASLGPAQLSGQFSASLPTSPNGSLKLASLDIGAFWQRPQLLRLSGTADLGGSSWADLSAQFSGQLSDADGQLSGDLSGEYAAGQAKLSLNGQALQGSAKLSGAAFTASLNAAGVTLSRLLPPSLGVGSLRLSGTAQASGSTSAGLISLSAQNLSLSGQQSTIGDFSVSGSARYSGGVARADLTGRAYGGDLSATGSFQNGLRIKASGLTFKQYGVTAASGDLVLRGDYANPTLSGMLRATRPEGEATASVSGQLQDPQIHLKAALTGPYSGTVYADAAQLNLAQQTAQLHLYGNVTQTKTDSAQKGSNWLNLDLRGVWPKLSGEATARLVSLRQLGFNEPIKLIGSGNGSYQISAGTLGSGQLSLTGLNPMVKASATLTPLALIGAEGSGQLNASLSGPLTDLRLAASGTFSKLSRSGVSLPTTSLSLSGSLTALRGEMRQNGAAVGSFDGQQLRFTNLKAAAAGLDLTASGSASLSGENSGEISAQVSAAGAASGSAKLTYGAAGLKATGQLTAAGFDGAFDGAATQKSGWSGQVSLSGGPVISGVGAVLSAGTPLNLSGPFAAPRLSGTLGLVGAQAQLTASSSGARLTLQDGPATRASGSLSLLKIGSGYVWEGEGRLIRPEGELDLGLSGEAANPQAQLSFRRGEWTAHGKGNLKGAQLQLSDGVKSGDLRYDGKTFSVTAEQLDLARLHIGDLSGQVSAVAALDNKLSGSASLSFSNLSSGAVLPYFELPLTGSGSAQVRFTNGKGQVQANVTAPYGQVALSAEQSAAGGRWSGSLKGELTKDQGRILADVTLDDSGAGGQLKLENLPLNVSNLPVNLNGTVTLAGQNFTLDGEAVTDMGRADVSGDGGIADLAPILSSYTVLKPSEAGYRIQVGVSNFDLAQLKLAQGISGAISGQLILSADSGSFAVSSKALKLGNASFPARIDGTLAGGDWRLRGYVGSSTLFGAVTNGQLSVRSQLEALPLGNIISGFTGKLPGNGIVTGIARLDAPLSDVLSGSLNVVAERVRVTAGTDTLIGSGTIDFRNRELRQFNLQLDGAGQWRVSGEYTRQKVNLQAAFINTTFTPVLAFVPSLSGVAPALKGSLTLNVGGTYEQPTATLSGSNLLGSVSGISVQVPSLSGQLGNDGQFTAQAAVQASGNLGTVGTLRASGQFASSQLSATVLRYQGTLSADLLGNLGTLDASLTQGQNAQNQGTWTATAAAQQGGTLSLSGQVSPSIDVKVIAQNYNLPIRSIYARESSLNAALSAKTLGEQIVISGQASFDRLILGRVGAASLPGTVSSTPGNDPLSNFVSPLPDELTVFPSKTGEKPVSPFLQRVVLQDIPITAPNGIRVDENLAQAELSAALTLSGTGASPRLSGNVKSLRGNLLLRDNNFNLQNASANFDGSSLYPVFSLTAQGRVPDQSGKPIGVQLQADGSFVVQSGARALKLDTELSCTTCASASDYSQAELYSLLALGTPDITTVGSNIGSLGQSAISTALNLFVLSELQRNIARALGVDVFRISSNLITPEGNLDAKFTVGTYLSKQFYIQYQVDLTGKGLFDATYTTDDNRFTFRVSTPISGLDLQTVRPSLTVGYNFNANNSLTLGVQSGLGTRFSVGYLYKW, from the coding sequence ATGAGCGCTGTGATTCTGCGCCGCCTCGCTCAAATTTTTGCTGTGTTGCTGGTGGCGGCGCTCCTGCTGATCGCGTTTGGCCCAGCCCTCTACGGCCCAGCCCTGCTCACCAGAGTGGGCGGCCCTTATCAGCTTTCGGCGGCGTCCGTCAGCGGGCCGCTGTGGAATGTCTCGGCGCACGGCCTGAGTGTCAAGGGGCCGGGCGTGAGTGTGCGGGCCGAGCAAGCCCAAGTGGGCCTCGCGACGCTGAGCCTCGGCGACAAAACAGTGCGGCTGAATCTGGGCCTCAGCGGCGGCGTCATCAATTTGACCCTCAAAGACCTTTTCAAGAAAAGCGCGGGATCAGCGCCCAGCTTGCCGCTGACCATTTTGCCGGGAAACGTCTCCATCAAAGAGATGCGCCTCAACTTGAACGGCAAAGGAATGGAGATTCCCAACGGGCACTTCGCCGTGTCGGGCAGCAGCACCGGCGACCATCAGGGCCAACTCGAACTCAGCGGGCAAACCGACTACGGCGATGTGAGCGCGGCCCTGAAGTACGCCGAGAAAAACGGCGAGCTGAGCGGCAAAGCCGACTTTTCGGCCGACGCCCGCCTGATCAACTTTTACTGGCGACCCGGCGGCGTTACGGCGGGACAGGTCACGGGGCAGTACCGGCTCAGCGGCGGCCAGCTGGAAGGCGATTTCAAGCTGGTCGGCGGCGCGGTGCGGGTTCCTGAAGCCAAGTTTGTGGAGATTGAGCCAGTCTCAGGCCAGTTTACCCACCGGGGGGACGTGATTCAGGGGCAAGTCAGCGGGCAAGGCTTGGGCGGCCCCGTCACGGCACAGGCCAAAGTGGATCTGGCCGCCCAGCGCTTTGAGGTCAGGGCCCAGGCCAGCCCGACCTTGACCGCTTTGGGCAAAGCCCTTAAGTTGCCTGCCAGCGGCGCGGTGCAGCTCTCGGCGCACATCAGCGGCTGGAAGACCGTGAAGGCCAGCGCCCAGCTTAAAAGCGCTCAGGGCCAATTCGTCAATATTCCTTACCGTGAGTTGGGGGCCGACTACGCTTTCGCCTTTGCCAAAGGGCACATTCAGCAAAATACCTTGCGGTTCGGAGCGCAGGCCCGTTTGCTGGGTGAACGCCAGCAGATCGCGGGCAACTGGACCTTCAACAAAAGCGGCGCAGTCACGCTGAGCGGCCAACTGCTTCGAAAGCCGCTGAACTTGAGCGGCCAGATCAACGCCAAAAACAAACTGACAGTGGCGGGCACGGGCCTCGGCGGGCCGGTAGAAGCCAGTTATCAACTCACCCAGCGCGAGCTGAGCGCGACGCTGCGCCCCGACGTTTACACCCTGACGGGCCGGCTCTCGGTGGCGGGCAAGATCAACGATCTAGCACTGAGCGCTTCGCAACTCAAAGTCGGGCCGCTGACGTTCAGTGGGCGGGGCCGCTTAAACGAAAGAGGCTTACAGGCCAGTTTGGATGAAGCGGCGGGCGGCTCCGTCTCGGTGGAGACTGATCGCCGCTTCGTTGGAACGTGGCAGGCTGACGGGTTGGGCTTAGCGGGCATCAGCGCCAACGGCAGCGGCGCGATTGACCTCACCAAGGGACTCAGCGGGCAACTCAGCGCTCAGGTGCCCAGGATCTCCAGTTCGCTCAGCGGCCCCGTCAAGCTCAATTGGCTGACCCGCACAGGCACTTGGCAAGCCGGTCAGCAACGCCTGAGCTGGAACGGCGAAACGTTTGGCGTGGTTGCCAGCAATTTGAAAGCGGCAGGCCTGACGGTCAATGGCGCGGCCGATTACCGCACCGACACCCGCCAAGCCAGCGTGCAGGCCACCACCAACTTGCTGGGCGAAGTGCAGACGCTGGCGGGCCAATGGACGGCGAATCAAGGAGGACGTTTTAGCCTCGGCGGGCAACTTCTCAAGGAACCTTTGAATTTGAGTGGGAAGCTCGACGCGCAAAACCAAGTGAGCTTGCAAGGTCGGGCCGTTGGCGGGCCAGTTCAGGCCAACTTCAATCCGACCAGCTTGCAGCTCAGCGCTCAGCTTGAACTCAGCCTTTACGGCGTCACCGGCAAAGTCGCGGTCAGCGGCCAGCCGAACGACCTGGCGATTAAGGCCCAAGCGGTTAAGGTCGGGCCACTCACCCTGAGCGGTCAAGGGCAGTTCAAGCAAGGCCGGGTGCAGGCCAATTTCAGCGAAACGGGCGGCGGCGTGCTGGGTGTGAGCGGGCCGCTCAACGATCTGGCGTTCAAGGCTCAGGGCGTCAAAATCGGGCCGCTGACGTTAGCGGCGCAGGGCAAGCTGAATGATTCAGGCTTACAGGCCAGTGTGAACGAAGCGGGAGGCGGCACGCTCTCGGTGAGCACCAACCGGCAATTTGTGGGAACGTGGCGAGCTGACGCGTTGGGCTTGGCGGGCATCAGCGCCAACGGCAGTGGGGCGGTTGATCTCACCAAAGGGCTCAGCGGGCAACTCAGCGCTCAGGTGCCCAGCGTCTCCAGTTCACTCAGCGGCCCGTTTAAGCTCAATTGGCTGACCCGCACAGGCACTTGGCAAGCCGGTCAGCAGCGCCTGAGCTGGAACGGGGATACCTTTAGCCTCAAAGCCGACCACCTGAAGGTGCAGGAGTTCAGCATTGACGGCCAAGCGGCTTATCGCCTGACCGACCGCCGCGTAACGGGGCGACTGACCGCCAGCGGCAACGGCGTCAACGTGATGGCGACGGGCCAAGGGCAGCAGGCCAGCCTCAGCGGCACTGTGCGCGGTGTGGAGGTGCAGGCGCTCAGCGATTTGCAAGCGCCCTTCACTACGCGGGTTCAGGTCAAGGGAGCCGACCTCGCGGGCAAGCTGAGCCTGAGCAGCACAAACGGCATCAACTTCAATTTACAATCCGGTAAGCAGAGCGCTCAGGGCAGCTTCGAGGGTCAAAACTGGAACGTCACCGGCGGAGTGGATTTGGCGGCGCTGCGCCCGCTGCTCGGCGTGGACACGCCCGCACTCAGCGGCAATCTCCAGCTCAATCTGGCCGGACTCGGTGGCACGGCCAAACTGCAAGCCAGCGTCGCGGGCGCTCAGGTCGGCGGTACTCTGACCCGGCAAAACGGTGCGGTGTCGGCCAACTTGAGCGGCCAGCTCAGCGACCTCGCGGCGCAGCTCAGCGGCCAAGTGTATCCGCAAGTCCAGCTTTCCGGCCCCGTGACTTGGCGCGGCGTGGGCGGCCCGCAAACCGTGAGCGCCCAGCTCAGTGGTTCTTACGGCGACCTGCGGGTGCGGGCCTCCGGTCAAACCAGTTCCATCGACACTGGCAGCGTGGCCCTGCCGTCTCAGGCGCTGCGGTTAGAAGGCAGCCTGACCCCCACGCTGGCCCTCAACGGCAGTTGGGGCGACCTCGGCCTGATGTACAAGGGCGGCGAAGTCTCGGCGCGGGGTCAGCAGACGCTGAGCGCGGCGGGGCAGGCCGGGCAAGTTAGCGTCGACGCCACTTGGAAACCGGATTACAGCGGCAACCTCAGCGCGGCGGGCCAGCTCGGCGAGTACGCCTTCAGCGCCTCCGGCCCTTGGACGGCCCTGAAGGTCAACCTCAGCGGCGCGGGCCTGACGGCCACGGGCCGCGCCAACGCCCGCACCCTCGATTACGTTTTAGATGTCGGCGGTTTGTTAAGCGGCGTGAATGTCAGCGGCCAAGTGCGCGGCCAAAAAGCAGCCCTGAGCGGCACCCTCAAAGCCAGCGACGGGCAGGGCGGGCAGGCCGATATCAAAGTCAACTCGCTGAGCAGCTTCACGCTGGACGCCCAAAACTTCAAAGTGGCGGGCCAGACTTTACAGGGCAAACTGAGTGCCAGAAACGGCCAGCTCAGCGGCTCGGCCAAGCTGGGGCCGCTTGATGTGGAGGCAAAAAACGGGCGATTCACGGCCTCCGGCACGCTGTATCAGCACCAAATCAAGGCCAGTGGGCGGCTGAACTTGCCCACAGCGCTCAGCGATCTCAAGCTCAAGGTGGACGGGCCTTATCTCAGCGCACAGGCCAGCGGCAGCGGCAACAAATTGCTGGGAAGCGTGCGGCTCAAGGCCCAGCAGTACGGCAGCGGAGCGCTCAGCGCCCAACTTCCAGCGCAGGACTTGCCGCTGGAAGCGTCGCTCTCTCCCTTGTCGGTCAAGGTGGGCGGGCTGCGTTACGCGGGCGGCAACTGGAGCGGCGACACCCGCGTGCGCTACTCCGTCAATAAAAAGCCCAGTTCTTTGCGCTTGATCGGCAATGGAAAGACGCTCAGCGCCGCGCCGCAGGACACGCTTTTGGCGGGCCAAGTCAAGGTCTTGCCAGAATTTGGTGGCACACTCAAAGTCAATTTGGCCGAGTTGGAAGCCGCACTGCCGCCCACATTGTTGCCTGCCAGCGTCAAAACCAATCTGGTGCCGGGCGTACTGAGCGCCCAACTCTCCCTCAGCGGTGCGGCGCTGAGCCTCAGCGGTGGGCGCTGGCAAGGCGAAATACTGGGCCTGAGCGGACAAGTTGGCTGGAGCGGCAAGCTCACCGCCAAAGCGCTGCTGACCCTGCCGACTTCGCGTCTGCCGATCAGTTACGACGGGCAAGACCTGCGCCTGCAAAACGCGGTGCTGGACGCTCAAGCCCTCAGGCCGGTGTTAGCAACCTTGAACGCCTCTTTGGCCGACTTAGAAGGCCAGTTCCGCGCCGACGTGACCGTACCCAGCCTTGACTTTGCGCGGGCCAGCGGACAGGCCCAAGTGGATTTGAGCCTCAATCAGCAGGCCGCACGGGGCCAGCTCAACCTGCGTGGGGGCCAGCTCAGCGCCGCGCTTCGCAGCACCTTGGGCGGGCAAGCGCTCTCGGTGACAGGGTCGCTGTACCCGCAGGCCGACGCCGCTTTTGAATTTGGTGGCGTGCGCGGCACGGTTACAGGAGACGCCCGCAGCTTGGACGCCAACACCAGTTGGACGGCCCAAGCCGCCGGAACGTTTACCGCCGGCCCCCTTCAGGGCCGTTCGGTAACGGCAAGAGCCAGCCTTAGCCCCCAGATTGCCAGTCTTAGCGGCGTACTGGACGGCCTGAATCTCGATTTAAGTGCTCAGAAGGCGGCGAGCGAGTGGACGGTGGACGGCACCTTCAACGCCGCCGATCTCAAGCCCCTGACCGGACAAGTCGGCCAGGTGGCCGGAACGCTTTCCGGCACGCTCAGCAAGCTCACAGCGCAGGTCAGCGGCGACTTGGCGGGCGCGGCTTTTGAAATTCCAGCCATGTATCAGAGCGGCGTCGTCACTCTTCAAGACGCCCAACTGAGCTACCCACTCGGTGACGGCTCGGCGCAGGCCAGCCTCAGCGGGCAAGCTTATCCGGCGCTTGATTTGAGCGGCAGCGCCACCCTGACGGCCTATGCTCCCGGCACCTACAGCCTCAGCGCGTCGGGGGCTTACGCGGCTCCCCGACTGGCGCTCGGCGGCGTGCTGACTTCGGACGTGCTGGGCTTCGGCCTGACCAGGACGCGCTTGGATGCGGTGTTAAAAGGCCAAGACTTCATGGTGACGGCGCAGGGCGGGCCGCTGGCCGGAGTGGCGCGGGGCCGCACCGACGCGCCCAATTACCTTCAGACCGCCAATCTGACTCTGCATGCACCGTACCGAAACGGCGACACCAACTTGCAACTCGATGGCCCGCTGAGTTGGAACGCCAAGACCGGTTGGGGCGGAGCGCTGAAGGTGGTGGGCAACGCGCCGGGCGGAGCTTTGAGCGCCCAGCTCAGCGGCAACGGCCCACTGAAGGTGCAGGCCAGCCTCGGCCCGGCCCAGCTCAGCGGCCAGTTCTCGGCCAGTTTGCCCACTTCGCCAAACGGCAGCCTCAAACTGGCTTCTCTGGACATCGGCGCGTTTTGGCAGCGGCCACAACTCCTACGCCTCAGCGGAACCGCCGACTTGGGCGGCTCCAGTTGGGCCGACCTCAGCGCTCAGTTCAGCGGGCAACTCAGCGACGCCGACGGGCAACTCAGCGGCGACCTCAGCGGCGAGTACGCGGCGGGGCAAGCCAAACTCAGCTTGAACGGCCAAGCCCTTCAGGGTTCGGCAAAGCTAAGCGGCGCTGCGTTCACCGCCTCGCTGAACGCGGCTGGGGTCACGCTCTCACGCTTGCTGCCGCCCTCGCTGGGGGTCGGCTCGCTACGCTTGTCCGGTACGGCGCAGGCCAGCGGTTCCACTTCGGCGGGCCTGATCAGCCTGAGCGCTCAAAACCTCTCGCTCAGCGGCCAGCAAAGCACCATTGGAGATTTCAGCGTCAGCGGCTCGGCCCGCTACAGCGGCGGAGTGGCGCGGGCGGATTTGACCGGGCGGGCTTACGGCGGCGACCTCAGCGCGACCGGCAGCTTTCAAAACGGCCTGCGCATCAAAGCCAGCGGCCTGACTTTCAAACAGTACGGCGTCACGGCGGCCAGCGGCGACCTCGTTTTGCGCGGCGACTACGCCAATCCCACGCTCAGCGGCATGCTGAGGGCCACGCGGCCCGAGGGCGAGGCGACGGCCAGCGTGTCGGGCCAGTTGCAAGACCCGCAAATTCACCTCAAAGCTGCTCTGACTGGCCCTTACAGCGGCACGGTGTATGCCGACGCGGCGCAGCTCAACCTTGCCCAGCAAACAGCGCAGCTTCACCTCTACGGCAATGTGACGCAGACCAAAACGGACAGTGCCCAAAAAGGCAGCAACTGGCTCAATCTTGATCTGCGCGGCGTTTGGCCCAAGCTCAGCGGAGAGGCCACCGCCCGCCTCGTCAGTCTGCGCCAACTCGGGTTTAACGAACCGATTAAGCTGATCGGCAGCGGCAACGGCTCGTACCAAATCAGCGCCGGAACCCTTGGCAGCGGGCAGCTTAGCCTTACTGGCCTCAACCCTATGGTGAAGGCCAGCGCCACCCTGACACCGCTCGCCCTGATCGGCGCAGAGGGCAGTGGACAGCTGAATGCCAGCTTGAGCGGGCCGCTGACCGATTTGCGCTTGGCAGCCAGCGGCACCTTCAGCAAGCTCAGCCGCAGCGGGGTGAGCCTGCCCACCACCTCGCTGAGCCTTTCCGGTTCGCTCACTGCACTCCGGGGCGAGATGCGCCAAAACGGTGCGGCGGTCGGCAGTTTCGACGGCCAGCAACTGCGGTTCACCAATCTCAAGGCGGCGGCAGCGGGCCTTGATTTGACCGCCAGCGGTAGCGCGAGTCTGAGCGGAGAAAACAGCGGCGAAATCAGCGCCCAAGTCAGCGCAGCGGGCGCGGCCAGCGGCTCGGCCAAGCTGACCTACGGCGCAGCGGGCCTCAAGGCGACGGGGCAACTGACGGCGGCAGGCTTTGACGGAGCGTTCGATGGAGCGGCCACGCAAAAAAGCGGTTGGAGCGGTCAGGTCTCGCTCAGCGGCGGGCCGGTCATCAGCGGAGTGGGAGCCGTGCTGAGCGCGGGCACGCCGCTGAACCTCTCGGGGCCATTCGCCGCGCCGAGACTCAGCGGCACACTGGGTCTGGTGGGCGCACAGGCTCAACTGACGGCCAGCAGCAGCGGCGCACGCCTGACCCTTCAGGACGGCCCCGCCACGCGGGCCAGTGGCAGCCTGAGCCTGCTCAAAATAGGAAGTGGTTACGTCTGGGAAGGCGAAGGCCGCCTTATCCGGCCCGAAGGTGAACTGGACTTGGGCCTGAGCGGAGAAGCGGCCAACCCGCAAGCCCAGCTCAGCTTCCGGCGCGGTGAGTGGACGGCGCACGGCAAGGGCAACTTGAAAGGTGCTCAACTCCAGTTATCAGACGGCGTAAAGAGTGGGGATTTGAGGTATGACGGCAAGACGTTCAGCGTCACTGCCGAGCAGCTCGACCTCGCCCGCCTGCACATTGGCGACCTCAGCGGGCAAGTCAGCGCGGTGGCAGCACTCGACAACAAACTCAGCGGCTCGGCCAGCCTCAGCTTCAGCAACCTCAGCAGCGGAGCGGTTTTGCCTTATTTTGAGTTGCCGCTCACCGGCTCCGGCTCTGCCCAGGTCAGATTCACCAACGGCAAAGGGCAAGTACAGGCCAATGTCACCGCGCCTTACGGCCAGGTTGCGCTCAGCGCCGAGCAAAGTGCGGCGGGTGGGCGCTGGAGCGGCAGCCTCAAAGGCGAACTCACCAAAGATCAGGGCCGAATTCTGGCAGATGTCACTCTAGATGACAGCGGCGCAGGCGGGCAGCTCAAGCTGGAAAACTTGCCGCTGAACGTCTCCAATTTGCCCGTCAACTTGAACGGCACAGTGACGCTGGCGGGCCAGAACTTCACGCTGGACGGAGAGGCGGTCACAGACATGGGCCGCGCCGATGTGAGCGGTGACGGCGGCATCGCCGATCTCGCGCCCATTTTGAGCAGTTACACTGTCCTTAAACCCAGCGAAGCGGGCTACCGAATTCAGGTGGGCGTTTCCAACTTCGATTTGGCGCAGCTCAAACTCGCTCAGGGCATCAGCGGGGCCATCAGCGGACAACTGATACTCAGCGCAGACAGCGGCAGCTTCGCGGTTTCGTCCAAAGCCCTGAAGCTGGGCAACGCCAGCTTTCCAGCGCGGATCGACGGCACGCTGGCGGGCGGCGACTGGCGTCTGCGCGGCTACGTGGGCAGCTCCACCCTTTTCGGGGCCGTCACGAATGGGCAGCTCAGCGTTCGCAGCCAACTCGAAGCGCTGCCGCTGGGCAACATCATTTCCGGCTTTACCGGCAAACTGCCCGGCAACGGCATCGTGACCGGCATCGCCCGCCTCGACGCGCCGCTCTCGGACGTGTTGTCGGGCAGCCTGAATGTGGTGGCCGAACGGGTGCGGGTCACGGCAGGCACAGACACGCTCATCGGCTCCGGCACAATAGATTTCCGCAACCGCGAACTGCGCCAGTTCAATTTGCAGCTCGACGGCGCAGGTCAGTGGCGCGTTTCTGGAGAATACACCCGTCAGAAGGTCAATTTGCAAGCGGCTTTCATCAACACCACCTTCACGCCGGTGCTGGCCTTCGTGCCCAGCCTCAGCGGCGTCGCTCCGGCACTAAAAGGCAGCTTGACGCTGAATGTGGGCGGCACTTATGAGCAGCCCACCGCTACCCTCAGCGGCTCGAATTTGCTGGGCAGCGTTTCCGGCATCAGCGTGCAGGTGCCCAGCCTCAGCGGACAACTCGGCAACGACGGTCAGTTTACGGCGCAGGCCGCCGTGCAGGCGTCGGGCAACTTGGGTACGGTGGGTACGCTACGGGCCTCGGGACAGTTTGCCAGCAGCCAGCTCAGCGCCACCGTGCTGCGCTACCAAGGCACCCTGAGCGCCGACCTGCTCGGCAACCTCGGCACCCTGGACGCCAGCTTGACGCAGGGCCAGAACGCCCAGAATCAGGGCACTTGGACGGCTACCGCCGCTGCTCAGCAAGGCGGAACGCTGAGCCTGAGCGGACAAGTCAGCCCCAGCATTGATGTCAAGGTGATCGCCCAAAATTACAACTTGCCGATCCGCAGCATTTACGCCCGAGAAAGCAGTCTCAATGCCGCGCTAAGTGCCAAAACGCTGGGCGAGCAGATTGTCATCAGCGGCCAAGCCAGCTTTGATCGGCTGATTTTGGGGCGGGTCGGTGCGGCCAGCTTGCCCGGCACCGTCAGCAGCACCCCCGGCAACGACCCTCTAAGCAACTTCGTCAGCCCGCTGCCCGACGAACTCACCGTCTTCCCCAGCAAAACCGGCGAGAAGCCAGTCAGCCCCTTTCTTCAGCGCGTCGTCTTGCAAGACATTCCCATCACCGCCCCCAACGGCATTCGGGTAGATGAAAATCTGGCCCAAGCCGAACTCTCGGCCGCGCTCACCTTGTCCGGCACGGGCGCTTCGCCGAGACTGAGCGGCAACGTCAAGAGTTTGCGCGGCAATTTGCTGCTGCGCGACAACAACTTCAATTTGCAAAACGCCTCAGCCAATTTCGACGGCAGCAGCCTCTATCCAGTCTTCAGTCTCACCGCCCAGGGCCGCGTGCCAGATCAGAGCGGTAAACCTATCGGCGTGCAGCTCCAGGCCGACGGCTCCTTCGTGGTGCAGTCGGGAGCGCGGGCGCTGAAACTCGACACCGAGCTGAGCTGCACCACCTGCGCCAGTGCAAGCGATTACTCGCAGGCCGAACTTTATTCGCTCTTGGCCCTCGGCACGCCCGATATCACCACGGTGGGCAGCAACATCGGCTCACTTGGCCAGAGCGCCATCAGCACCGCCCTGAACCTGTTCGTGCTGAGCGAACTCCAGCGCAACATCGCCCGCGCTCTGGGCGTAGACGTCTTCCGCATTTCCAGCAACCTGATTACCCCGGAGGGCAACCTCGACGCCAAATTCACGGTGGGCACTTACCTCTCCAAGCAGTTTTATATTCAGTATCAGGTGGACTTGACCGGCAAGGGTCTGTTTGACGCCACCTACACCACCGACGACAACCGCTTTACCTTCCGGGTCAGCACCCCGATCAGCGGCCTTGATCTGCAAACCGTGCGCCCCTCACTGACGGTCGGCTACAACTTCAACGCCAACAACAGTCTGACTCTCGGCGTGCAGTCGGGCCTCGGCACCAGATTTTCAGTGGGATATTTGTACAAATGGTGA